From Parasphaerochaeta coccoides DSM 17374, a single genomic window includes:
- a CDS encoding sensor histidine kinase: protein MKKQNHQFFWEGIVSELSGLTICFVMAFTVVISLSYIIAILSKIEMTDDVVLSFYLFSFIGWIVLFLSAKKSQRVRLLLGIDFTRKPINVRKLILTITIISVLLGCFAIAYALTSTIFGLIGFLLQAQYPRVFWGLGFLFWILLLVLVKKLLLDRLPVDDHHIKRQDILQGIAMTLVVAALIAGGVVVAYFLAFVLYAAYMGHTVPENGATFFTLLWRYSSVAFFFFLRWYFRQSPITKHIRLLSEVMKALDCIARGDFSVRLNHDLKENEPFETLVKSINEMTLSLEQMENMRQEFISNVSHEIQSPLATINGFARLLYNDELSPEKRNHFLNIIETETMRLSRLSENLLKLAALETDSVKFEPKPYRIDKQLRALLLGYEPQWNEKNITMEASLDTVTLTADEDMMSQVWINLIHNSIKFTPDGGSIQVELHEHGKSVICKISDTGIGIAEDAQKHIFERFYKADKSRERTKKGSGLGLAIAKTIIEMHGGTITVYSKLGAGTTFTVSLPVSPPM, encoded by the coding sequence ATGAAAAAACAAAACCATCAGTTTTTTTGGGAAGGCATTGTTTCGGAACTGTCCGGGCTGACAATCTGTTTTGTCATGGCTTTTACTGTTGTAATTTCGCTGTCATATATCATTGCCATCTTGTCAAAGATTGAAATGACGGATGATGTCGTGCTGAGCTTTTACCTGTTTTCTTTCATTGGGTGGATAGTGCTGTTCCTCTCCGCAAAGAAAAGCCAGCGCGTCAGATTGTTGCTTGGTATTGATTTCACGCGGAAACCAATCAATGTCCGGAAGCTCATCCTTACCATTACCATAATTTCAGTCCTGCTCGGTTGTTTTGCCATTGCATATGCATTGACCAGCACCATCTTCGGACTCATAGGCTTTTTACTGCAAGCCCAGTATCCACGAGTGTTCTGGGGACTTGGTTTTTTGTTCTGGATACTCCTGTTGGTTCTTGTAAAAAAACTCCTGTTGGACAGACTCCCTGTCGATGATCACCATATCAAGCGGCAGGACATTCTCCAAGGCATTGCCATGACGCTTGTCGTCGCGGCATTGATAGCGGGTGGAGTGGTCGTTGCATATTTTCTTGCTTTTGTTCTATACGCCGCCTATATGGGTCACACTGTACCGGAAAACGGTGCTACGTTCTTCACTCTCCTATGGCGCTACTCAAGCGTGGCGTTCTTCTTTTTTCTCCGCTGGTATTTCAGGCAATCCCCCATCACAAAGCACATCCGTCTGCTGTCGGAAGTAATGAAAGCCCTTGACTGCATAGCGAGAGGAGATTTCAGTGTACGATTGAATCATGACCTGAAAGAAAACGAACCATTCGAAACATTGGTCAAGAGTATCAATGAGATGACCTTGAGCCTTGAACAGATGGAAAACATGCGGCAGGAATTCATCTCCAATGTGTCCCATGAAATTCAATCCCCTCTTGCTACCATCAATGGGTTCGCCCGGCTTCTGTACAACGATGAATTGTCACCTGAAAAACGAAACCATTTTCTCAATATCATCGAGACTGAAACGATGCGACTTTCCAGATTGAGCGAAAACCTTCTGAAACTTGCCGCGCTGGAAACGGACAGCGTGAAATTCGAACCCAAGCCATACCGAATTGACAAACAGCTTCGCGCCCTGCTTCTCGGCTACGAACCGCAATGGAATGAAAAAAACATCACTATGGAAGCGTCTCTTGATACTGTGACCCTCACCGCAGATGAAGACATGATGAGCCAAGTGTGGATAAACCTTATCCACAACAGCATAAAATTCACTCCGGATGGCGGTAGTATACAGGTAGAATTGCACGAACATGGAAAGTCCGTCATATGCAAGATTTCCGATACGGGCATAGGAATTGCCGAAGATGCGCAGAAACATATCTTTGAACGATTCTATAAGGCGGATAAATCACGGGAACGAACAAAAAAAGGAAGCGGACTAGGGCTTGCCATTGCAAAGACAATCATAGAAATGCATGGAGGCACTATTACTGTGTACAGCAAACTTGGCGCGGGAACTACGTTCACAGTATCCCTGCCTGTATCCCCGCCGATGTAA
- a CDS encoding queuosine precursor transporter, producing MKKISQETKKMFLFALFITSMVLVNILGSKITTILGIRMSVGIVFMPFLFLIPDMINEVYGRKVSYSFVQISTIMLTFYFLIAWACISMIPNPSWHLQQEYAAVFSNSLRMTAASIIGFLVSQNIDVFLFSVLRRITGGRGLWIRKNLSTVVSQFADTTLFMFISFYRLNPDFTAAKVFSLIIPYWIVKVIFAWLDTPLAYMGVKWLRSGGDAPKLDTNGDVIVDKAELVFPE from the coding sequence GTGAAGAAAATTTCTCAAGAAACGAAGAAAATGTTCCTTTTCGCCCTGTTCATCACGTCAATGGTCTTGGTAAACATCCTGGGCTCGAAGATTACCACCATACTCGGCATCCGCATGTCGGTGGGTATTGTGTTCATGCCTTTCCTGTTCCTCATCCCCGACATGATTAATGAAGTGTACGGCAGAAAAGTGTCATATTCTTTCGTCCAGATATCAACCATCATGCTGACGTTCTATTTCCTCATTGCATGGGCATGCATTTCCATGATACCGAATCCCTCGTGGCATCTCCAGCAGGAATATGCCGCCGTATTCAGCAACAGCCTGCGGATGACCGCTGCCAGCATCATTGGCTTCCTGGTCAGCCAGAACATTGATGTGTTCCTGTTCTCAGTACTCAGACGAATCACTGGCGGTCGCGGCCTCTGGATTCGCAAGAACCTGAGCACAGTGGTAAGCCAGTTCGCTGACACCACACTGTTCATGTTCATCTCGTTCTATCGGCTGAACCCTGATTTTACCGCTGCCAAAGTGTTCTCCCTCATCATCCCTTACTGGATAGTGAAAGTAATCTTCGCCTGGCTGGACACTCCTTTGGCATACATGGGAGTGAAGTGGCTCCGTTCCGGTGGGGATGCGCCAAAGCTGGACACCAACGGGGATGTGATTGTAGAT
- the recO gene encoding DNA repair protein RecO, with protein MDRDLTVDGIVLRTRRMGDMHRRLSLLCPDLGIIDVIAYGARKGKRAMNAQMFSRSTFFLYHNPVRKEYTLKDARMESPHDGVRSRLDSMWAASFWSELCTRTAGGDWNALFLLLSECLDALEEDPSSVERASIQFVWHLLHLAGIAPDLTRCPVSERVYTHDEILGFSASLLSPCSRENGDVDDMLLPPGARRYLAMTAGRAVREAVAVQLNDITALRIRRYMVRYAHLFAGGHLMTVESGFGMMDMDDESGNVSNEGSGDGSDDE; from the coding sequence ATGGACCGCGACCTGACCGTAGACGGCATCGTCCTGCGGACACGGCGCATGGGCGATATGCATCGCCGGCTCTCCCTGCTTTGTCCCGACTTGGGTATCATAGATGTCATAGCCTATGGGGCGCGCAAGGGCAAGAGGGCAATGAATGCGCAGATGTTTTCCCGTTCTACGTTTTTCCTGTATCATAATCCTGTCCGCAAGGAATATACGTTGAAGGATGCCCGGATGGAGAGTCCTCATGACGGTGTGCGTTCCCGCCTTGACAGCATGTGGGCGGCTTCGTTCTGGTCGGAGCTGTGTACCCGCACGGCGGGCGGTGATTGGAACGCCCTGTTCCTGTTGCTTTCCGAATGCCTGGACGCCCTGGAGGAAGACCCTTCCAGCGTTGAAAGGGCGAGCATCCAGTTTGTCTGGCATCTGCTCCATCTGGCGGGGATTGCGCCGGATCTGACGCGCTGTCCGGTGAGCGAGAGGGTTTATACCCATGATGAGATTCTGGGATTTTCCGCTTCTCTGCTGTCACCCTGTTCACGGGAAAACGGGGATGTCGATGACATGCTGCTTCCTCCCGGCGCACGGCGTTATCTTGCCATGACAGCCGGACGCGCGGTACGGGAGGCGGTGGCCGTACAATTGAACGACATCACTGCCCTGCGAATCAGGAGATACATGGTTCGCTACGCGCATCTTTTTGCCGGAGGACATCTGATGACCGTAGAATCTGGCTTTGGCATGATGGACATGGATGATGAAAGCGGGAATGTCTCCAATGAAGGTTCCGGGGATGGTTCCGATGATGAATGA
- a CDS encoding response regulator transcription factor — MNKILVVDDDPHLRELVRIILQKEGFAVYEAADGLEALSKLETSKADLAIIDLMMPNMDGFELCQELRASYDIPVLMLTAKGETAQKIKGFQAGADDYLVKPFEPLELMARVKALLKRYQIIASQNVQIGKLMMNRKNYEVIAGNMKFTLPLKEFELLFKLAGYPGRTFSRDTLIEDIWGYGFEGNERTLDVHINRLRQRFPEEKTDFRITTIRGLGYRLEVDS; from the coding sequence ATGAATAAGATTCTGGTCGTTGACGATGACCCTCATCTTCGCGAATTGGTAAGGATTATCTTGCAAAAGGAAGGGTTTGCCGTATACGAGGCCGCCGATGGGCTTGAAGCTCTTTCAAAGCTGGAAACATCAAAAGCCGACCTTGCCATCATTGACCTGATGATGCCGAACATGGATGGCTTTGAGCTGTGTCAGGAACTTCGAGCATCTTATGATATTCCCGTGCTCATGTTGACGGCAAAAGGAGAAACCGCGCAGAAAATCAAAGGTTTTCAGGCGGGAGCGGATGATTACCTGGTCAAACCCTTTGAGCCGTTGGAATTGATGGCACGGGTGAAAGCACTGTTGAAACGCTATCAGATCATTGCCTCGCAGAATGTCCAAATTGGCAAGCTGATGATGAACCGGAAGAATTATGAAGTGATTGCGGGCAATATGAAGTTCACCCTTCCCCTCAAGGAATTTGAACTTCTGTTCAAGCTGGCAGGATATCCCGGACGGACATTCTCACGTGATACGTTGATTGAAGATATCTGGGGTTATGGTTTCGAGGGCAATGAACGGACGCTTGATGTCCATATCAACCGTCTGCGCCAACGTTTCCCGGAAGAAAAAACCGATTTCAGGATTACGACCATCCGTGGACTGGGTTATCGTCTGGAAGTAGATTCATGA
- a CDS encoding alcohol acetyltransferase: MKRWYKLDNTAKLYPAVMKKTNACVFRVSAVLAENIDPATLQRAAETTISRFPTMAVKLKTGVFWAYLYENTNPLVVQAEATYPCMPIMGDKETNEYLFKIMYFKRRISLECFHAITDGTGAMEFLKSLVYQYLLLMGKDVRDDGLILLPEGVPQKEEEEDGCLKYHDEHARTSKVEMRKARAIQGTLLKNRGTHVVHGVIPSSAFKEHARRHGTTVTGYLAAVFAQAISLADSQQGYDKYPIQIGIPVNLRKFFPSKTLRNFVSQVSVNLPASSGQQDFGDMVESVTAQMEATLTQENLSARIATYVSYEKMLGVRLIPWFLKKAVISFISQRANNAVTSVMTNLGCIKLPPSMEKHILMMEVLLPSQEAASISCGVCSVNDKLNISFTGNTVESDVVRRFFELLHELTELDIDVYSNGWIENDTVSMNGIGSYPVYPAQPFGRKERNRVILPYFHS, encoded by the coding sequence ATGAAAAGATGGTACAAACTCGACAACACTGCAAAACTTTACCCAGCGGTCATGAAGAAGACAAATGCTTGTGTCTTTAGGGTTTCGGCGGTATTGGCCGAAAATATTGACCCTGCCACCCTCCAGCGTGCCGCTGAAACAACCATAAGCCGTTTTCCTACTATGGCCGTGAAATTAAAGACGGGCGTATTCTGGGCCTATCTTTATGAAAACACCAATCCGCTGGTGGTGCAGGCAGAAGCGACCTATCCCTGCATGCCAATCATGGGAGACAAGGAAACCAATGAATATCTGTTTAAAATCATGTATTTCAAACGCCGTATCTCACTGGAATGTTTCCATGCAATTACGGACGGAACGGGAGCCATGGAGTTCTTGAAGTCGCTGGTATATCAATATCTTCTTCTGATGGGAAAGGATGTCCGGGACGATGGCCTGATTCTGCTGCCGGAAGGTGTCCCCCAAAAGGAGGAAGAAGAGGACGGATGCCTGAAATACCATGATGAACATGCCAGAACATCAAAAGTAGAAATGAGGAAAGCCCGCGCCATACAGGGGACACTCCTCAAGAACCGGGGAACGCATGTCGTCCACGGTGTTATTCCCTCCTCTGCGTTCAAAGAGCATGCCCGTCGGCACGGAACTACCGTGACTGGCTATCTTGCGGCAGTATTCGCCCAAGCAATTTCTTTGGCTGATTCCCAACAGGGTTATGATAAATATCCTATTCAGATTGGCATACCGGTCAATCTTCGCAAGTTTTTTCCATCAAAGACGTTGAGAAATTTTGTATCTCAGGTCAGCGTCAATCTTCCTGCGTCTTCCGGGCAACAGGACTTCGGGGATATGGTGGAATCCGTGACTGCACAGATGGAAGCGACGCTGACACAGGAAAATTTATCTGCCAGGATAGCGACGTATGTCAGCTATGAGAAAATGCTTGGAGTGCGGCTGATACCGTGGTTCCTGAAAAAAGCCGTAATCAGCTTTATATCACAGCGGGCAAACAATGCCGTGACTTCTGTCATGACCAACCTGGGCTGCATAAAGCTCCCCCCATCCATGGAAAAACATATACTCATGATGGAAGTGCTTTTGCCATCCCAGGAGGCAGCATCCATCAGTTGCGGTGTTTGCTCCGTCAACGACAAGTTGAATATCTCTTTCACAGGTAACACGGTGGAATCTGATGTAGTACGACGATTCTTTGAATTGCTTCATGAACTGACGGAACTGGACATTGACGTTTATTCAAACGGATGGATTGAAAATGACACCGTTTCCATGAATGGAATCGGCAGCTATCCGGTCTACCCTGCGCAACCATTCGGCAGGAAGGAAAGAAACCGGGTGATTCTGCCCTATTTCCACAGCTGA
- a CDS encoding lipoprotein N-acyltransferase Lnb domain-containing protein encodes MSSCGFVRAKFFIAALVSLILPVLHLGAVSMLPRETPTLNSSRTLLEGWDFTAEAGTSERQAYAEGLTVKLQTIGNGDAVWEWFGHSAIVIEEPDKRPVMFDYGIFDLASDNFFFDFARGRMLYRVISSDALWRQDWSTDVQRRDVRTMEIELSPDMKLALVEFLVYNTSPGNDTYLYHHYYDNCATRIRDIIDAMTGGQFGEWARSIPGTGTYRDHVRRHSYASPLWAWLLDYLQSSVIDKPLTLWEEMFLPEILEQAILDFPLKNEGVNGGNATALATVVNVISDTTGQGIRPEVADTAPIFVTRTLIFGVALAVFFGFLHYLLIRTKRKSDGHSPILPRILYGVPLGLLFLALSFVSLLLLFMMFFSTHDVAWWNENIIFINPLLIIPAVYAFRIAFGRKEHECLVKLSASMRCFALATCALMIFKCLFSDTFFQMNWNIIASIFPLYAVLGWLVRPSLPLKTKKSTGKLTET; translated from the coding sequence ATGTCATCATGTGGTTTCGTCAGGGCAAAATTTTTCATTGCAGCTCTGGTGTCGTTAATCCTACCGGTACTCCACCTTGGGGCAGTCAGCATGCTCCCACGGGAAACCCCCACGCTCAATTCGTCCAGGACACTCCTGGAGGGCTGGGATTTTACCGCTGAGGCAGGCACATCCGAAAGACAGGCATATGCCGAAGGACTCACCGTCAAACTACAGACAATCGGCAACGGTGACGCCGTGTGGGAATGGTTCGGACATTCAGCAATCGTCATTGAGGAACCGGACAAAAGACCGGTGATGTTCGACTATGGCATCTTTGACCTGGCCAGCGATAATTTCTTTTTTGATTTCGCCCGTGGCAGGATGTTATACCGTGTCATCAGCTCCGATGCGCTGTGGCGTCAGGACTGGAGCACAGATGTGCAAAGACGAGATGTCAGGACAATGGAGATTGAACTATCTCCCGACATGAAGCTCGCCTTGGTGGAATTTCTGGTATACAACACTTCTCCCGGCAACGACACATATCTTTACCATCATTACTATGACAATTGCGCGACACGGATACGTGACATCATTGACGCAATGACCGGTGGACAGTTTGGCGAATGGGCTCGCTCCATACCGGGAACCGGGACATACCGCGACCATGTCCGGCGACATTCCTATGCCAGTCCTCTCTGGGCATGGCTCCTTGACTACCTCCAGAGCAGCGTAATCGACAAGCCGCTGACATTGTGGGAGGAAATGTTCCTGCCGGAGATACTGGAACAAGCCATTCTCGATTTTCCCTTGAAAAATGAAGGAGTAAATGGAGGGAACGCCACAGCTCTCGCCACAGTGGTCAATGTCATCTCCGACACCACAGGACAGGGCATTCGTCCTGAGGTTGCGGACACTGCCCCTATTTTTGTTACACGCACGCTCATCTTTGGTGTCGCGCTAGCTGTTTTCTTCGGATTTCTCCACTATCTGCTCATACGGACAAAGAGGAAAAGTGACGGACATTCCCCTATTCTGCCGCGCATTCTCTACGGAGTTCCCCTCGGCCTGCTTTTTCTTGCCTTATCCTTTGTTTCCTTGCTCCTGCTTTTCATGATGTTTTTCTCCACTCACGATGTGGCATGGTGGAATGAGAACATCATTTTCATCAACCCGTTGCTCATCATCCCCGCAGTTTATGCGTTCCGTATTGCTTTTGGTCGAAAAGAGCATGAATGCCTGGTGAAACTTTCCGCCTCAATGAGATGCTTTGCCCTTGCGACCTGCGCCCTGATGATCTTCAAGTGCCTGTTCTCCGACACCTTCTTCCAGATGAACTGGAACATCATTGCTTCCATCTTCCCCTTGTACGCCGTCCTTGGCTGGCTGGTACGACCGTCCCTTCCCCTGAAAACTAAAAAAAGTACGGGCAAACTGACAGAAACATAG